A genomic window from Leptospira broomii serovar Hurstbridge str. 5399 includes:
- a CDS encoding LysM peptidoglycan-binding domain-containing protein, with amino-acid sequence MQEITPRPAAEFAILPIFLGMLSYFVLSIFVILLVSVDSSYSLYAQEKGSHDDVFEYKVKKNDTLSKISKQFLEEPGRWKELLKYNEIPNPSLIREGITLKIPGYLRKDSIPAAPVQTVVTPTANPEAIAEFVIGTVESSKDFNPATTAGKWAKIAKNAVFLTDEWIRTKDKSSLHFAFIKTGISFEVRQNSVLRIISSNKTQSLAEYKNDTVENAKAVQVSSGSLESSVREKDKGKKYKLFVVTPVAIVGVRGTEFYVDSTTPDKSIVGCFQGELDVGAQGVVVHVPAGFGTSVEKGKKPATPTPLPDRVEIQ; translated from the coding sequence ATGCAGGAGATCACTCCGCGACCGGCAGCCGAGTTTGCAATATTACCTATTTTTCTAGGAATGCTTTCTTACTTTGTGCTATCGATTTTTGTCATTCTTCTGGTTAGCGTAGATAGCAGTTATAGCCTTTATGCGCAAGAAAAAGGATCTCACGACGATGTTTTTGAATACAAGGTTAAGAAGAACGATACTTTATCCAAAATATCCAAACAATTTTTGGAGGAACCGGGACGCTGGAAGGAATTGCTTAAGTACAATGAGATTCCAAATCCATCCCTAATAAGAGAAGGAATAACCTTAAAAATCCCGGGCTACCTTCGGAAGGATTCGATTCCGGCAGCGCCGGTTCAAACGGTCGTGACACCGACAGCGAATCCGGAAGCGATAGCCGAATTTGTGATTGGTACTGTAGAATCCTCTAAGGATTTCAATCCTGCAACGACTGCAGGAAAATGGGCAAAGATTGCAAAAAACGCGGTGTTCCTAACTGATGAATGGATTCGGACTAAGGATAAATCGTCGTTGCATTTCGCTTTTATTAAGACAGGGATTTCTTTCGAAGTTCGACAAAATTCCGTTTTGAGAATTATTTCTAGTAATAAAACCCAATCCCTTGCGGAATATAAGAACGATACGGTTGAAAATGCGAAAGCAGTCCAGGTCTCTTCCGGATCGCTAGAGTCTTCCGTCCGAGAGAAGGATAAGGGTAAGAAGTATAAACTATTCGTGGTGACTCCCGTCGCCATTGTAGGGGTTAGAGGGACGGAATTTTATGTGGATTCTACGACTCCCGACAAAAGTATAGTGGGATGCTTTCAAGGAGAGTTAGACGTCGGTGCTCAAGGCGTCGTAGTTCATGTTCCTGCCGGATTCGGAACTTCGGTAGAGAAAGGTAAGAAACCTGCGACTCCTACCCCTCTTCCTGATAGAGTCGAAATTCAATAA
- a CDS encoding S-layer protein, protein MLLFLGQLDSLMAQSKKDSVAIPLLSITLKWGQVLGVKGYLVELSERSDFANVLTSQTVLDPSVSFGEDKLTLYVRITAIGMSGAKGPPSSVVSLKEYSERFREESYGADSFINPSERLEIFFGDSNSKKADSAGSGNNSESSPKAHLPLKTFFRIDKGEWLEYRGSIPLVKEGWADVEFYSEDIVGNREEVRTIRVLKDTTPPQVIWNPKEIGSSGLPEYHSGESINFAIQEAGSGIRYLEAEIKSESPNGRKVGVRRIREFEGSPPAFKGEYKIPESLQEGIWILRWISEDKAGNKKSGEFPLMVDQKGPTCEIVLPGLRKEDDIFLLNSKSEVYLFCSDEYSGVKEIKVSIQGSATKEFLYTAPFHLPVGKSTLSIRAVDHVGNMSDFSYKIEVLNPNWEKNGTKLQLKQ, encoded by the coding sequence ATGCTTCTATTTTTAGGACAGCTTGATTCACTTATGGCTCAATCTAAAAAAGATTCCGTAGCAATCCCGCTTTTGTCAATTACTCTTAAATGGGGACAGGTTCTCGGCGTCAAAGGATATTTAGTAGAACTTTCCGAACGATCAGATTTCGCTAATGTTCTCACTTCTCAAACGGTTCTTGATCCGTCGGTATCTTTTGGAGAAGATAAACTTACATTATATGTGCGGATTACTGCTATTGGGATGTCGGGTGCAAAAGGTCCTCCTTCCAGTGTGGTTTCTTTAAAGGAATATTCGGAAAGATTTCGAGAGGAAAGTTACGGGGCGGATAGTTTTATAAATCCGTCGGAACGTTTGGAGATTTTCTTTGGAGATTCTAATTCGAAGAAGGCAGATTCCGCCGGATCGGGAAATAATTCTGAAAGCAGTCCTAAGGCCCACTTACCTCTGAAAACTTTTTTTAGAATCGATAAAGGTGAATGGTTGGAATATAGAGGATCAATTCCGCTAGTAAAGGAGGGCTGGGCTGACGTAGAATTTTACTCCGAAGATATAGTCGGAAACCGAGAAGAGGTCCGAACGATTCGTGTTCTGAAGGACACAACTCCTCCCCAGGTTATCTGGAATCCTAAAGAAATAGGAAGTTCCGGTTTACCTGAATACCATTCAGGAGAGTCGATAAACTTTGCAATTCAAGAAGCCGGTTCAGGGATTCGCTATCTTGAGGCGGAAATAAAATCCGAGTCCCCTAACGGGCGAAAAGTCGGTGTGCGACGGATTCGAGAATTCGAGGGTTCGCCTCCTGCTTTTAAAGGAGAATATAAAATACCGGAGTCGCTACAGGAAGGTATTTGGATTTTACGGTGGATTTCTGAAGACAAGGCAGGAAATAAAAAATCGGGGGAATTCCCCCTCATGGTCGACCAGAAAGGTCCGACTTGTGAAATCGTGCTACCGGGCCTTCGCAAGGAAGACGATATATTTTTGTTAAACAGCAAATCCGAAGTATATTTGTTTTGCTCCGACGAATATAGCGGAGTTAAGGAAATAAAAGTCTCGATTCAAGGTTCGGCGACAAAGGAATTTCTATATACTGCCCCCTTTCACTTACCGGTAGGAAAATCAACACTATCGATTCGAGCAGTAGATCATGTGGGAAATATGAGTGATTTTTCCTATAAAATCGAAGTCCTGAATCCGAATTGGGAAAAAAATGGCACCAAGCTTCAGCTAAAACAGTAG